TAATTATCTATCAAAAGCGGATGGGTTTTTTAGCGCTAAAATCGGCGTGGCTGGTGTGAGTCGTTTAACTGAAAGTAATAGTAAATTAACCTTACTGGCTAGAGCGAATAAAGCCGCTGCAGTGGTATTTACAAAGCAGCGCTATGACTTATATCCAGACTTGTATGTTGCCGATAATACCTCGCCACAGAAAGCCGTTCAGTTAACTACGCTTGATAAACAACGTGAACCATTTAACTGGGGCAATGCAGAATTAGTCCATTGGCGAGATGGCGATGGTGTCAAAATGGACGGGGTGTTAATTAAGCCAGCAAATTATCAAGCAGGCAAACAGTATCCCACGCTGGTGTATTTTTACCGCTTTATGAGTGACAGGTTATATGCTTTTCCTGATATGAAGCTCAATCACCGACCAAACTTTGCATGGTATGCAGACAATGGTTACGCTATTTTCTTACCCGATATCCGTTTTGAAATTGGTTATCCAGGCATTTCGTCAGTAAAAGCATTGACTGCAGGAGTGCAACAGCTAATTGAAATGGGCGTGACTGATCCAGATGCCGTGGGTATTCAGGGGCATTCATGGGGTGGTTATCAAAGCGCTTTTGCGGTAACACAAACCAATATCTTTAAAGCGGTTGTTACTGGTGCTCCGGTGTCGAATATGACCAGTGCTTATAGTGGTATTCGTCATGGGTCAGGCTTAGCAAGACAGTTTCAATACGAAACTGGCCAGAGCCGAATCGGAGAAAGTTTATTTGCTGCGCCGCAAAAATACATAGAAAACTCGCCTATTTTTTATGTAGACCGTATTCAAACTCCAATGATGATCATGTTTGGTGATAAAGATGATGCTGTGCCTTGGGAACAAGGCGTTGAGTTATATCTGGCTATGCGCCGCGCAGGGAAGGATGTGGTGTTTTTACAATATCAAGATGAGCCACACCATTTGAAAAAGTATCCTAATAAGCTTGATTACAGTATTAAGATGAAGCAGTACTTTGATCATTATTTGAAAGGCACACCTGCTCCAGATTGGCTGCGCCAAGGCGAATCTTATCAGGAGTACAAAAAAGCAGATTAATGTTATAAGCTATTGCGGATGAACAAAAAGGCCCTAACTGTTTCGGTTAGGGCCTTTTTGCTGAATTTATTGATTGTCGAAAGTATTATTGCGGTGCTTTACCTGCGATAGGCAGATCAAAATATTGTTGCTGAGTATCTTGTCCCCATGCCACTAAAAGATTATCTCTGAACAACAATGGTGTACATTCTTCTTTAGTGGTTTCGCCATCTGACTTTACATGATGGGTGCGGTAATACATCACTTGATATTGACCATCAACACCCGTTTTAGCTTCGACAAAATCTGCGCTGCCTAGTAAGGTTCGGATCTCATCAAGACTTTGGCCAAAGTGAATGTCACTCATTTTTTGTAAATTAAATGCTTGGCGATCGTCCCAAGCTCGGTCTTCTGGTTGAGGTTCATAAACAAAAATGACGACAGCGACAAACAACAAATAGGCTGTGAAAATGCCACCTATGATATAGCTTACTTTTGAGTTCATAATGCGTTTAATCCGTTATGCTATGAAGATCGTTTTTATTATTGGATGATTTATTATTACACTAGTTTGATATTGGTTTAGTTCTAAATTGTTTCAAATTAATATTCAACGGGATATTGCATTGTAACTGCGCTAATTTGTAGCTAATGCGGGCGATTTCTTTTCCTTCCGCTAACTTAAGTGCTTGTTTAGCGCCAAGGTTGTCTAGCGAACGATATAAATTAGCTAAGGTTCTGAACTTGTTGAGCAAGTCGGCTGCTGATTTTGGACCTATCCCCATAATGCCGGGAATTTTATTACCACTGTCTCCCGCCAATGCAATAAAGTCGAGCATTTGATATTGCTCTATTCCGAGTTTTTTCCCGTATTCTGTAACATCAAAAAACTGTTGATTAAAGTGATCCCATAAGGTGAGATTTTTGCTAGGTAATTGACTAAAGCCTTTGTCGGTTGACACTATGATAACCTCGCCACTGTTACTGATCATCTTCATCGCGAGAGTCGCGATGACATCGTCAGCTTCTGATGGCGCATCGAAAGAGTTAATGTCTTGCTCGGCTAAAGTCGCTTTGATATTTACTAGGCCATCACTTAATGCTGTTGGCATTGGTTTGCGACCTTTTTTATAATCGTTATACAGTGTTTTGCGCCAAGAGGGCTCATTGCCGTCCCAGACAACAATACAATGCGTGGGTTGATGCTGTAGCAACATTTTTTTAGATGCGGCCAGCACACGTTCTTGTACGCTGGCTATATCGTTTTCATCTGGCAACACCGCATGAATACGGCGCACCAGATTAAGTCCATCGATAATGAGTAATTTATTCATTGGTTTTTATTA
The Shewanella vesiculosa DNA segment above includes these coding regions:
- a CDS encoding alpha/beta hydrolase family protein, with amino-acid sequence MIIPAQLPGYGFGPWLADDSAITVYDKYDVWQFNTASKQGFMLTNGEGRKQKTQFRLVGLVKKDELLPAVVNNAETVLLQGYNYLSKADGFFSAKIGVAGVSRLTESNSKLTLLARANKAAAVVFTKQRYDLYPDLYVADNTSPQKAVQLTTLDKQREPFNWGNAELVHWRDGDGVKMDGVLIKPANYQAGKQYPTLVYFYRFMSDRLYAFPDMKLNHRPNFAWYADNGYAIFLPDIRFEIGYPGISSVKALTAGVQQLIEMGVTDPDAVGIQGHSWGGYQSAFAVTQTNIFKAVVTGAPVSNMTSAYSGIRHGSGLARQFQYETGQSRIGESLFAAPQKYIENSPIFYVDRIQTPMMIMFGDKDDAVPWEQGVELYLAMRRAGKDVVFLQYQDEPHHLKKYPNKLDYSIKMKQYFDHYLKGTPAPDWLRQGESYQEYKKAD
- a CDS encoding DUF3192 domain-containing protein; the encoded protein is MNSKVSYIIGGIFTAYLLFVAVVIFVYEPQPEDRAWDDRQAFNLQKMSDIHFGQSLDEIRTLLGSADFVEAKTGVDGQYQVMYYRTHHVKSDGETTKEECTPLLFRDNLLVAWGQDTQQQYFDLPIAGKAPQ
- the xni gene encoding flap endonuclease Xni, translated to MNKLLIIDGLNLVRRIHAVLPDENDIASVQERVLAASKKMLLQHQPTHCIVVWDGNEPSWRKTLYNDYKKGRKPMPTALSDGLVNIKATLAEQDINSFDAPSEADDVIATLAMKMISNSGEVIIVSTDKGFSQLPSKNLTLWDHFNQQFFDVTEYGKKLGIEQYQMLDFIALAGDSGNKIPGIMGIGPKSAADLLNKFRTLANLYRSLDNLGAKQALKLAEGKEIARISYKLAQLQCNIPLNINLKQFRTKPISN